A window from Bordetella petrii encodes these proteins:
- the lpxD gene encoding UDP-3-O-(3-hydroxymyristoyl)glucosamine N-acyltransferase: protein MPILLDPARAPALDALLAAANTQGLDWRIEAAAGGALPVIRGIGTLASAGPEEISFLTNPRYQSQLAGTRAAAVIVTPDAAQALAGNPDAPACARVVCPHPYLLYARLAQWFDAARQPRLPASVHPLAVVAPDAVVEDDVRIGPHCVVESGARIGRGSTLGPGCVIGAGSSLGPDCLLHARVTLYANVRIGARAILHSGVVLGADGFGFAPDPTLGQGAWGKIAQLGGVRIGDDVEIGANTTIDRGALEDTDIGDGVKLDNQIMLGHNVRIGAHTAMAACVGVAGSTVIGARCTIGGAAMLSGHLVLADDVHISGGTAVTSSISQPGRYTGVYPYAEHGEWQRNAAVIQQLSQLRRRLRTLEKA from the coding sequence ATGCCGATCCTGCTGGATCCCGCCCGCGCACCGGCCCTGGACGCACTGCTGGCGGCCGCCAACACACAGGGGCTGGACTGGCGTATCGAAGCGGCCGCGGGTGGCGCGCTGCCCGTGATCCGCGGCATCGGCACCCTGGCTTCGGCCGGGCCCGAAGAAATCAGTTTCCTGACCAACCCGCGCTACCAGAGCCAATTGGCCGGTACGCGGGCGGCCGCCGTCATCGTCACGCCCGACGCCGCCCAGGCGTTGGCCGGTAATCCCGACGCCCCCGCGTGCGCGCGGGTGGTGTGCCCGCATCCCTACCTGCTGTACGCGCGGCTTGCGCAATGGTTCGATGCCGCGCGCCAGCCCAGGCTGCCGGCCAGCGTGCATCCGCTGGCCGTGGTGGCGCCCGATGCCGTCGTCGAAGACGACGTGCGCATCGGCCCGCACTGCGTGGTGGAATCCGGTGCGCGCATCGGCCGCGGCAGCACGCTGGGTCCCGGCTGCGTGATCGGCGCGGGCTCCAGCCTGGGGCCTGACTGCCTGTTGCATGCTCGCGTCACCCTGTATGCCAACGTGCGCATCGGCGCGCGCGCCATTCTGCACAGCGGCGTGGTGCTGGGCGCCGATGGCTTCGGCTTCGCGCCCGATCCCACGCTGGGGCAGGGCGCCTGGGGCAAGATCGCCCAGCTGGGCGGAGTGCGCATCGGCGACGACGTCGAAATCGGCGCCAATACCACCATCGACCGCGGCGCCCTCGAAGACACCGACATCGGCGACGGGGTCAAGCTCGACAACCAGATCATGCTGGGCCACAACGTGCGCATCGGCGCGCACACCGCCATGGCGGCGTGCGTGGGCGTGGCCGGGTCCACGGTCATCGGCGCGCGCTGCACCATCGGCGGCGCGGCCATGCTGTCGGGGCACCTGGTGCTGGCCGACGATGTCCATATTTCGGGCGGCACCGCCGTCACATCCAGTATTTCGCAGCCGGGCCGCTACACCGGCGTGTATCCTTACGCCGAACACGGCGAATGGCAGCGCAACGCGGCCGTGATACAACAATTGTCGCAACTGCGCCGCCGCCTGCGGACGCTGGAAAAAGCCTGA
- a CDS encoding OmpH family outer membrane protein, with the protein MMSDSALNTSSPARGQRAGKLRGTLALAGALLLGSAVALPAHAQGTKIGFVNTERILRESAPAKTAQSKIESEFKKRDDELQRLSSNLRAQAEKFDKDSPVLSESDRTSRQRELSRLDTELQRKRREFQEDFNRRRNEEFSAIVTKANQAIKRIAEQENYDLIVQDAVTVNPRVDITDKVIQALGK; encoded by the coding sequence ATGATGTCTGATTCCGCACTCAACACCTCGAGCCCGGCACGCGGCCAGCGCGCCGGCAAACTGCGCGGTACGCTGGCCCTGGCGGGTGCGCTGCTCCTGGGTTCCGCCGTGGCGCTGCCCGCCCACGCGCAAGGCACCAAGATCGGCTTCGTGAACACCGAGCGCATCCTGCGCGAGTCCGCGCCGGCCAAGACTGCCCAAAGCAAGATCGAGTCCGAATTCAAGAAGCGCGACGACGAACTCCAGCGCCTGAGCAGCAACCTGCGCGCCCAGGCCGAAAAGTTCGACAAAGATTCCCCCGTGCTGTCCGAGTCCGACCGCACCAGCCGCCAGCGCGAGCTGTCGCGCCTGGATACCGAACTGCAGCGCAAGCGCCGCGAGTTCCAGGAAGACTTCAACCGCCGTCGCAACGAAGAGTTCTCGGCCATCGTCACCAAGGCCAACCAGGCCATCAAGCGCATCGCCGAACAGGAAAACTACGACCTGATCGTTCAGGATGCGGTTACCGTCAACCCGCGCGTCGACATCACCGACAAGGTGATCCAGGCCCTCGGCAAATAA
- the lpxA gene encoding acyl-ACP--UDP-N-acetylglucosamine O-acyltransferase: MSGNIHPTALVDPAAQVDGSVRIGPYCVVGPGVTIGAGTEIGPHCVLDGITTIGRDNRFYRFCSIGGMPQDKKYAGEPTRLVIGDRNTVREFTTFNTGTVQDGGATTLGDDNWIMAYVHIAHDCHIGNNTILANSVQLGGHVHVGDWAIIGGLTGVHQFSKIGAHSMTGGNSSLMQDMPPYVLGAGNPCRPVGVNVEGLRRRGFSAPVISSLREAYKIVFRRGLSLDEARAELRARQQSHPDAKDALQVLLDFLDASNRGIIRP, encoded by the coding sequence ATGTCCGGAAACATCCATCCCACCGCCCTGGTCGACCCTGCCGCGCAGGTCGACGGCAGCGTGCGCATCGGGCCTTATTGCGTCGTGGGCCCCGGCGTGACCATCGGCGCCGGAACGGAAATCGGCCCGCATTGCGTGCTGGACGGTATTACCACCATCGGCCGCGACAACCGCTTCTACCGGTTCTGCTCGATCGGCGGCATGCCGCAAGACAAGAAATACGCGGGTGAACCCACCCGCCTGGTGATCGGCGACCGCAACACGGTGCGCGAGTTCACCACCTTCAATACCGGCACCGTGCAAGACGGCGGCGCCACCACGCTGGGCGATGACAACTGGATCATGGCCTATGTGCACATCGCGCACGACTGCCACATCGGCAACAACACGATTCTCGCCAACTCGGTGCAGCTTGGCGGCCACGTGCACGTGGGCGACTGGGCCATCATCGGCGGCCTGACCGGCGTGCACCAGTTCAGCAAGATCGGCGCCCACAGCATGACGGGCGGCAACAGCTCGCTGATGCAGGACATGCCGCCCTATGTGCTGGGCGCGGGCAACCCGTGCCGGCCGGTGGGCGTCAACGTCGAAGGCCTGCGCCGGCGCGGTTTCAGCGCCCCGGTCATTTCCAGCCTGCGCGAAGCCTACAAGATCGTCTTCCGGCGCGGCCTGTCGCTCGACGAGGCGCGCGCCGAGCTGCGCGCCCGGCAGCAGTCGCACCCCGACGCCAAAGATGCGCTGCAGGTGCTGCTGGATTTCCTCGACGCCTCCAACCGGGGCATCATCCGGCCATGA
- the lpxB gene encoding lipid-A-disaccharide synthase, whose amino-acid sequence MSLSIGMVAGEPSGDLLASRVIAGLRQNEAGLQCQGIGGPAMQAAGFEAWHPMHALTVFGYVDALKRLPSLLRTYGDVKRRWLARPPSVFVGVDAPDFNLKLELALRQAGTPTVHFVGPSIWAWRYERIHKIREAVSHMLVLFPFEEELYRKEGIPVTYVGHPLADAIPMQPDRAAARQRLGLDAHARVLAILPGSRSSEIRILAPRFLQAAQQLQRRDPGLVCVVPMVNAQRRAEFEAVLARHPVPRLRCLTAEDAAAGGLPVAWSALEASDAVLVASGTATLEAALFKRPMVISYYLSPWMRRIMAWKSGQQRPYLPWVGLPNVLLRDFAVPELLQDDATPDKLADAAWTALTDDAHAARIEARFTVLHRDLTRDTARLAARAILEVAHGAA is encoded by the coding sequence ATGAGCCTGTCCATAGGCATGGTGGCAGGAGAGCCTTCGGGCGACCTGCTGGCCAGCCGGGTGATTGCCGGGCTGCGCCAGAACGAGGCCGGCCTGCAGTGCCAGGGCATCGGCGGGCCCGCGATGCAGGCCGCCGGCTTCGAGGCCTGGCACCCCATGCATGCGCTCACGGTATTCGGCTATGTCGACGCGCTCAAGCGCCTGCCCAGCCTGCTGCGCACCTACGGCGACGTCAAGCGGCGCTGGCTGGCCCGGCCCCCCTCGGTATTCGTGGGCGTGGATGCGCCCGATTTCAACCTGAAGCTCGAACTCGCGCTGCGCCAGGCCGGCACGCCCACGGTGCATTTCGTGGGGCCGTCGATCTGGGCGTGGCGCTACGAGCGCATCCACAAGATCCGCGAAGCCGTTTCGCACATGCTGGTGCTGTTCCCGTTCGAAGAAGAGCTGTACCGCAAAGAAGGCATACCGGTCACCTATGTCGGGCACCCGCTGGCCGACGCCATTCCCATGCAGCCCGACCGCGCCGCGGCGCGCCAGCGGCTGGGGCTGGACGCCCATGCGCGGGTGCTGGCCATCCTGCCGGGCAGCCGCTCGTCCGAAATCCGCATCCTGGCGCCGCGCTTCCTGCAGGCGGCGCAGCAGCTGCAGCGCCGCGATCCCGGCCTGGTGTGCGTGGTGCCCATGGTCAACGCCCAGCGGCGCGCCGAGTTCGAAGCCGTGCTGGCGCGGCATCCGGTGCCGAGGCTGCGCTGCCTGACCGCCGAAGACGCGGCCGCCGGCGGCCTGCCGGTGGCCTGGAGCGCGCTCGAGGCCAGCGACGCCGTGCTGGTGGCCAGCGGCACCGCCACGCTCGAGGCCGCGCTGTTCAAGCGGCCCATGGTCATCTCGTATTACCTGTCGCCCTGGATGCGGCGCATCATGGCCTGGAAATCCGGCCAGCAGCGTCCTTACCTGCCGTGGGTGGGGCTGCCCAACGTGCTGCTGCGCGATTTCGCGGTGCCCGAGCTGTTGCAGGACGACGCCACGCCCGACAAACTGGCCGACGCCGCCTGGACGGCCCTGACCGACGACGCCCACGCGGCCCGCATCGAGGCGCGCTTTACCGTCCTGCATCGCGACCTGACGCGCGACACGGCCCGCCTGGCCGCGCGCGCCATCCTCGAGGTGGCCCATGGCGCAGCCTAG
- the fabZ gene encoding 3-hydroxyacyl-ACP dehydratase FabZ, whose protein sequence is MELDIKAIMERLPHRYPMLLIDRVLDIVPGKSIVAIKNVSINEPFFEGHFPHHPVMPGVLITEAMAQAAALFSFTDDDGGLKCDSAKTAYYLVGIDEARFRRPVVPGDQLRLEVQAERLSRAICKYQGRALVDGQIVAEAKLMCAIRSLEA, encoded by the coding sequence ATGGAACTCGACATCAAGGCGATCATGGAGCGTCTGCCGCACCGGTATCCGATGCTGCTCATCGATCGCGTGCTGGATATCGTGCCCGGCAAGTCCATTGTCGCCATCAAAAACGTGTCCATCAACGAGCCGTTCTTCGAAGGCCATTTCCCGCATCATCCTGTCATGCCCGGCGTGCTCATCACCGAAGCCATGGCCCAGGCGGCCGCGCTGTTCTCGTTTACCGACGACGATGGCGGCCTGAAGTGCGACAGCGCCAAGACGGCGTATTACCTGGTGGGCATCGACGAGGCGCGCTTTCGCCGCCCGGTGGTGCCGGGCGACCAGCTGCGCCTGGAAGTGCAGGCCGAACGCCTGAGCCGTGCCATCTGCAAGTACCAGGGCCGCGCGCTGGTCGACGGCCAGATCGTGGCCGAGGCCAAGCTGATGTGCGCCATTCGCAGTCTGGAAGCGTAG